The following proteins come from a genomic window of Panicum hallii strain FIL2 chromosome 8, PHallii_v3.1, whole genome shotgun sequence:
- the LOC112903725 gene encoding uncharacterized protein K02A2.6-like codes for MAIDKFTKLPEVTPIIKAKKNSVLKFIKDLVARYGVPNRIITDNGTQFTSYLFGDYCEDMGIKLCFASVAHPCSNGQAMRDNVEILKGLKTRTYNKLKNHGTGWIDELPAVVWANRTTPSRTTGETPFFLIYGADAVILAEVTLGSTRVRAYNEEDQDQLRQHDILYLEEVRCRAAVRAARYQQALRRYHQRHVRL; via the coding sequence ATGGCGATTGACAAGTTCACGAAGTTGCCAGAGGTTACCCCAATCATCAAGGCCAAGAAGAACTCTGTACTCAAGTTCATCAAGGACCTGGTGGCCCGTTATGGGGTTCCGAATCGGATCATCACTGACAACGGAACCCAGTTCACGAGCTACCTTTTTGGGGATTACTGCGaggacatgggcatcaagttaTGCTTTGCTTCTGTGGCACACCCATGCAGCAATGGGCAAGCCATGAGAGACAACGTAGAAATCCTCAAAGGGCTGAAAACCAGGACCTACAACAAGCTCAAGAACCATGGCACAGGTTGGATAGATGAGCTTCCGGCGGTGGTTTGGGCGAACCGAACCACCCCGAGCCGCACAACAGGCGAGACACCATTCTTCCTCATCTATGGAGCCGATGCCGTGATCCTGGCCGAAGTAACTTTGGGTAGCACAAGGGTACGAGCCTACAATGAGGAAGATCAAGATCAGCTGCGGCAGCACGACATCCTCTACCTTGAGGAAGTACGGTGCAGAGCAGCGGTTAGGGCGGCTCGCTACCAGCAAGCCCTTCGACGCTACCACCAGCGCCACGTACGACTATGA
- the LOC112903233 gene encoding probable methyltransferase At1g27930, which yields MKPPGRRGLLFAGACALLLAAFYLVAALVTTPLAPYLLPPLALSLPCLPAVAAPSGSGYGEPGVAALANAGVEYATMETVPQQSRDEISLSLAVLRRRAPLRLLVFGLGYDSRLWHALNPGGATVFLEEDPAWYRVVRAQSPFLRAHLVAYRTRLDQADSLLTTYKNRPACLPGSSGGNGTLRVRGNWACPLALHNLPPEVYETEWDMFMIDAPKGYFAAAPGRMAAIWTAAALARARRGEGDTDVFLHDVDRRVEKTFAEEFLCDKYRVGGTGRLWHFRIPPVSRRRDAAAAAGGRRPFC from the coding sequence ATGaagccgcccggccgccgcggcctcctcttCGCCGGCGCGTGCGCGCTGCTGCTCGCGGCGTTCTACCTGGTGGCCGCGCTCGTGACGACGCCGCTGGCGCCGTACCTGCTCCCGCCGCTGGCCCTGTCGCTGCCGTGCCTGCCGGCGGTCGCGGCGCCCTCCGGGTCCGGGTACGGCGAGCCGGGCGTGGCCGCGCTGGCCAACGCCGGCGTGGAGTACGCCACAATGGAGACCGTGCCGCAGCAGTCGCGGGACGAGATCTCGCTGTCTCTcgccgtgctccgccgccgcgcaccgCTGCGGCTGCTGGTGTTCGGCCTGGGCTACGACTCCAGGCTCTGGCACGCGCTCAACCCCGGCGGCGCCACCGTCTTCCTCGAGGAGGACCCCGCGTGGTACCGCGTCGTGCGCGCGCAGTCGCCGTTCCTCCGCGCGCACCTCGTCGCCTACCGCACGCGCCTCGACCAGGCCGACAGCCTCCTCACCACCTACAAGAACCGCCCTGCCTGCCTGCCGGGCTCCAGCGGCGGCAACGGCACCCTGCGCGTACGCGGCAACTGGGCGTGCCCGCTGGCGCTGCACAACCTGCCGCCCGAGGTGTACGAGACCGAGTgggacatgttcatgatcgacGCTCCTAAGGGGTACTTCGCGGCAGCGCCGGGGAGGATGGCCGCGATATGGACAGCGGCGGCcttggcgcgcgcgcgccgcggcgagGGGGACACCGACGTGTTCCTGCACGACGTGGACCGGAGGGTGGAGAAGACGTTCGCAGAGGAGTTCCTCTGCGACAAGTACAGAGTGGGTGGGACCGGCCGGCTGTGGCATTTCAGGATCCCGCCAGTTTCACGGCGCAgggatgcggcggcggccgccggtgGCCGGAGACCGTTTTGTTGA